Proteins encoded together in one Carya illinoinensis cultivar Pawnee chromosome 3, C.illinoinensisPawnee_v1, whole genome shotgun sequence window:
- the LOC122302794 gene encoding sugar transport protein MST3-like — translation MAGGGFDRRNIGSTFRDYPGKITLYHIRVTCLVVALGCWFFEYDPIGISDAVASLPLFLKTHVPPFALTDDSALFIFRLFLAMRELLGFSGILWVANKLGGEILCNALIGNFVYAAASILNFAVANSNVFMRLIGRMCWAIGMGVMIHTHIYLPFASDRPLSSRYTM, via the exons ATGGCTGGAGGTGGGTTCGATCGGCGAAATATTGGTAGTACTTTTAGGGACTATCCCGGAAAAATCACTCTCTATCATATTCGGGTAACTTGCCTTGTCGTCGCCTTGGGCTGCTGGTTTTTTGAATACGACCCAATTGGCATCTCAG ATGCTGTGGCTTCATTGCCTCTCTTCTTGAAAACGCACGTTCCACCATTCGCTCTAACGGATGACTCGGCTCTGTTTATTTTTCGTCTATTCCTGGCGATGCGTGAGCTTCTGGGATTTTCCGGTATATTGTGGGTGGCCAATAAGCTGGGAGGGGAAATACTGTGTAACGCGCTCATAGGGAATTTTGTCTACGCGGCTGcatctattttaaattttgctgTCGCTAATTCCAATGTGTTTATGCGTCTCATCGGTCGGATGTGTTGGGCTATTGGCATGGGCGTAATGatacacacacatatttacTTACCATTCGCAAGCGACCGCCCTCTTTCTAGTCGATATACAATGTAa